Sequence from the Fictibacillus arsenicus genome:
ATCCTGCACTACAGCAGGAATCAGCCCGTTTTCGTCAAATTTCAGCTTTTCCCATTTCAACGTACAGACACCCCCAACTTTTGCAATTCTGACTTTAGCTCTCCGATTGATGTTTCTTTATAATGAAAAATGCTAGCGGCAAGACCTGCATCTGCTTTACCTTCTGTGAACGCATCATAAAAATGATCCGCGTTTCCAGCGCCGCCAGATGCAATTACAGGAACAGTCACTGCTTCACTGACTGCTTTTGTAAGAGCAAGGTTAAATCCCGACTTTTCTCCATCCTTGTCCATGCTGGTTAAAAGAATTTCTCCAGCACCTCGCTTAACTGCCTCTTGCGCCCACTCAGTGACTTCCCATTGGGTGGGTTTGCGCCCTCCATGTGTGTATACACGCCATGATCCAAGCTCTTCATCATGCTTAGCATCAATGGCAACTACGATACATTGGGCGCCAAAGTAATCAGATCCTTCTGTAATCAGTTCCGGTCTGAGAATTGCTGCTGTGTTCACTGAGACTTTATCAGCACCTGCTCTTAAGACTCTTTTCATATCTTCTAATTTGTTAATTCCGCCTCCGACTGTAAATGGGATGGCGAGTTCAGCTGC
This genomic interval carries:
- the hisF gene encoding imidazole glycerol phosphate synthase subunit HisF — translated: MLTKRIIPCLDVKEGRVVKGIQFLNLVDAGDPVELARFYDRAGADELVFLDISASHEGRDTMVEVVERVAAELAIPFTVGGGINKLEDMKRVLRAGADKVSVNTAAILRPELITEGSDYFGAQCIVVAIDAKHDEELGSWRVYTHGGRKPTQWEVTEWAQEAVKRGAGEILLTSMDKDGEKSGFNLALTKAVSEAVTVPVIASGGAGNADHFYDAFTEGKADAGLAASIFHYKETSIGELKSELQKLGVSVR